The Diceros bicornis minor isolate mBicDic1 chromosome 8, mDicBic1.mat.cur, whole genome shotgun sequence genomic interval GCCATCAAAACTCTGTTGGGAGGGCCCGGAGATGGCTATTCCTGAAATTCTGAGCGAAAGTCCTCACTCCTTTCCCAGAAGCCTCCCCCACCCGCTTCTTCTCCGAGGGCCGAATTGAACTCTTGCGCCTGTGGTGAGCACAAAGGCGAATTCACGTTTCTCAAAAGCCCATCCGCTCTGAATAAACACTAGGGAGAAGCAGGATCATTTTTTGGTGATAGGCAAGCACAAGGCTCGCAGCCTGCCCTCTCCGCGGAACCGCCTCGCCGGGCCTTGCGTTAAAAGTAACAATATTGGGGCAGCTGAGGGGACAGCCGGGCGCCTGAGCCCCTCATCACTCAGCCAGCGCAGGAATGTGGGTACTGACTCCCAACTGCCCCTCTTGCATACCGACTCACAGCTTTTCAAGAGGGGCTTGGGTTCTCTATGGGTGTGTATTTGCTAACTGCAGCCTCTGCTTTAATGAGATTCTTTTAACTCCCCCAAGCCCGTTTGCAGGTTACAGCCTTATCTGGGGACCCTCGTTTTCCACCCTGGCTACACGTTCTGTGAACAATCGCCTCTCCGGCGCCGGAAAGGAGAGCGAGCGCCCCATTTCTGCTGAATGCACGTCTCAGTTCATCCAGAGCTGGCGGGCTTTTGATGGCCACAATGCAAGTTACGCCCAAAGAGTGTCTCTTTGGTCAGATCGACAACGCTTGGCTTCACGTTTGCAAGTTAAACCGGCAGAAACCCGGCTGAAACTCCCACGCCAGACGCCGGGGATATTTCCCTCCGCCCTGCTCGGAGCAGAACTGGGGAATGggtctgggcagagggaggaaaggagggagggggagttGTTGGGAGGGGGCGCGGGAAAGAGTCCCGATTCTCAGCCGCCATCTAGAAGAAGAAGGGAGGGGACCATTTTCTCTAGTATTTccctcctatttttatttttccattttgctttGTTGGCAGCTTttcccaaacaaaaaaaataaaatgagagcgTTTTCTCCTTGTCTTCACCTAGGTAGCTGCTTTCCTCCAGCCCCTGAAAATGTGACTCCTTCATAAAATCAAAATTTATGATTATTCAAATGTTGGGGACtgtgaaaagagaggaagaaagagagaaaattaatatTGCAGCTGTTCTTCTGATTAATGAGAGATAATTGCTCATGAAAAGTCACCCCTGTGGCATTTTGTTGTCTCCTggatctttgttcttttccactATTATTGAGGACTTTCTTGAAGACTAAGCggttcttttcaatttttgggTATTCAGAAAGGGTTGCCTGGTTACAGAGAATGGGGAAATCTCGGGCTATATCGGGTAAGATGTGGCACAGACAGCAATATCACAATGCCACTCCGAGAAAAGGATGGATACAAGTTAACGATGCGCTTTCAATAAAACATTCATAGACTTGTTCACGCTTTGATAATGACCTCATTAAAGGGAGCTGGGGGCAAGTAAGTCCTGTCTCCTGTTTGTGTTCGGTTAACAAAACCCAGCTTTGAGATCATTCATCGCTTTGGAAACTAATATGAAATCAATGTAAGAGGAGCAAATAAATCCAAGGAGGCCCCGCCAACTCCTGGGCTGTCCCGCCCTGTTTGAGGCCTTCGTTTGGGGCAGGAGAACCATGTGGGCAAATGCTGaactgagagaaaaaaggaataggGATGGGGGGTGGTTCGCAGAGGGAGGGCAAAGTCAGAGTTACAGCCAGAAAAAAGGGCTAAGCACATCAATGGGTCAGAACTTTAGGGCCTGTTGAATCAGCAATGCTAAGTCTACGCCCTTTACTTTCCCTGACTTTGCCCATGAAAGGAAAtcggaagagagagaaggaagaggggaatGTGGGGTTCAGGTCAGGTGTGATCTGGGTTGGTGGCAAAGTACTGGAAGACTTTCTGAAAGCTACAACCAAGAATTCAAATCTCAAGGTTGAGCTAGGAGGAAACTGCTCATCCAGGCTCAAGTTGCAGAGTCCAGGCACCCCTGAAGtgctttgggtttttttctcaGTTGAGAAACGATGGGGTGTCCTGACCAGCCGGGCATGGTGGATGGAGAGGGGACAATTCTGTTACCGTCACATTTGTGACATTGTCTTGCACTCAAGGAAGACAAAGCCATCCTGTCATCCCAAGCAAGAGggagaaaaatcaaaggattCCCCCCTCCCAGAAGAACTAATTTTCTCCTTGAATTATGAAAGTAATGGCTTAGGTAACAGGCTGTACTCTGTACCCAACTGCTTAATACCGAATAAATCCTTCCACGTGGCTCCCCTAGTCGTGGCAATTAGAGCTCATTATAGGCTCATAAGAGCTCTCATTTCAGGGATTACTTAATGGACGATGAAATTTTATCGGACAGAATCACTGAGAAATAAAACTGTGTGGCAACGGGGCAGCATGGGGGCATGCCGACGATCTGCTAAGGGTCCCCTCCTGCTCTGAGTGAGTTTGAGGTGCTGCTGTCTTGGGGAAGGGTCCAGCTGGACAGAGCCAGCTGCAAAAATGCCCAGGGCCATGGAGGGTAGGCTTCCTTTGGGGAAAGGGAGGCAAGGCACAGGGGGGCAGACTTCTGAAGATGGGGCTGGAGTGGAGGAAagaggggagagagtgagagaggcaGGGTGACACTGAGAGATCCAAAGAGAACTAAAGAGAAGAGTGTGAGAAGAGACAGACTCCAGTGTGGAACATGACCCCAAAATACTTCTTGGTGGGCTCAAGCAATTAACCAAGTACCCTAAAAGGCAAGTTTCTCAGACATGGTCTGCTTTCAGCCTCAGTCTGGCCCCAAGCTGCTACTCCCCTTGCAGCCCTAAGCAACCCCATGGGCCTCTCACTTTTCTCAAAATTCTTTAGCACTCCAACCAGACGTTTCCATAGTCAGACATAAATTGAGTTAGATGCTCAAGCTTCATGATTCGGATTCTGTAAAATAAAATGGTCCTCACATAAGCACAACTTCCAGCACGTCAGCATAAGAGTTCTTCCCGTAAGCACACCCAGAGCCACTGGGAATATCGTGACCCAAACCGTCAGCCGAAAACAGACCTCGGATAACTTTCTACTTAAcccagaggaggaaaaagagagaaaaccattccTCTCAAAGAGGCATATATTTgcaaagtgaataaataaatacatataaatatgtattatgtaaaatttttaagtgaaaaatatatatatacttgcaAAGTGAATGGGGAAGTCATATCACCTATTTGGACAATTTAGGCCTGTAAAAAACACCCTGCCGTTAAGCATCTCTCAATGGTCGAGCTCTGTCATCTTTCTGGGGCTAGAATGATTCCGGGAACTGCCTGGATTCCCCCGACACTAGCGAAGGCGGGCTGGTCTGGGCAGGCTGGGTTGAGGCTGAGTGTCTGCGATGGCTGCATCGGCAAACCTTGTGGTACAAAAGTAGATACAGCTGAGCTGCCCCGAGTTAAGCCCTGAGACTCCTTAATTGTTGTCACAAGATGTTGGATTAGCACATTTCTGGAATAGCTGTCTGTTTACACTCTGGAGACCCACCGTCCACTAACCGCTTTCTAATTGAATTCTAATCACATTCAAATAGCTCAATAACCAGCCTCAGCTGCAATTCATAAAACTTTAATTGCTATCCATAAATCCTGGGATCCCCAGAGCGGGGCGTCCCTACAACCCAATTACACTTCTCTAGCAAGCAAGAGAGATGGTCACAGAGATGGAGAGGGGAAACAGGAAACAGAAAGACAGAGGACAGAGAGACAGCCAACCTCCAGCTGAGAAGCTGGTGCTCCCCTAGGATTTGGGCACTTGGTTCTCACAGGTGGAGGGAGTCCTGTCCCCAAGTTTCTTAGCACCATCGTGAAGTCAGGCCTGAAGTGTACTGTTTTGCAAAAAGGATCGGACTTGTTGTAGCTGTTGCTCACCCTCCCTACTCTATCCAGATTTTCTACagggggaaagaagagaaagctGTCACTTCTGCCATCTTGCCTGCCCAAAAGATCAATAGCCCCTATCTTGGCAGCCACCTTCTCCCACAAAGCCACTGATGCACAAGTCTTCCACTGGACTCTCTGCCACTCAGAGAGACGTCCTTTACCAAGCCACTTCTCCCATCCCCAGGCAGGATTCCTTGAGTGCCTCAATTATCTTCAACCTTTTTGAGCTTTTAAAGGGGTGCAGAGGGGAGAGTGCTTCCTGGTTAGCCTGCCAGCTGCCCAAGAATTGTAAAATGCAAAGGGACAGGAGATCGCAGGACCCAGAGCAAaggcctcccccaacccctgcccaGTCTCCAGGAGTGCTGGGGTTTGGGTCTTCCCTGTAAAATCCTTGGGATGGTGTTGGTACTATTGACCTGGAAATGTAGCAGAGTAACCacttggagaaagaaaagagtgaCTCTTCAATATCTCTCTCTGAAAAAAAGGGGGAGCTGACGATTACAAAAAGGCACAAAGAAGGGTCGTTGGTCTGAGTGGCCCCAGGAAGGCTCCAAGTGTAAAGGCATTTTAGGGCTTTTCAGAATGAAAAGCTCGGCAGCTTCTTAGCCAGGAGGCCTCACTGTTACGCCCGGGATCCGTCACGAACTAATCACGAATGATCTCAGCCAAGTCCAAAAGCTGGGGGACAGTGTgcctgtgcgtgtctgtgtccgtGGCCCAAGCCGCGCTCCAGGACTGGGCAGCTGCCAGTCCGCCGCCCTCACAATCCTGCTGCAAACCGCAGGCCTCACACTTTACCGCGCCTCAGCCACCTCTGGCACAGAGGAGCGGGGAGCACTAGGCCTCCCTATTAAAAGGCCGCCAAGTCCCCACCTGGTGCGCTTTGCGGCCGAGTGCGGGGAGGAGCGGGTCTGGGGCCTAGACTAGGGAGAGGGATGGGATGAAGCATGCAGCTCTGTGATTTCTCGGGAAAGCGTGGAGAAAGACGGGGAGGAGGCCGGCCTCCCCGCGAAATTAACAAAACCTACACTTTGCAAAGTCTCCCCCATCCCCCTCCTCTGAGTTCTTCCCTGCCGCGCGCCCGCCCCTCCTCGCCGCTTCTGTTGTGACTCGGGCAGCCTATCCCGAGGGTGGGGAGCTGCTGAGGAGCCTGAGCCGAGCGGTACTCCGCAGCATCACGTGCCGGGGTGGGGGCTATAAAATCCCAGAGCCGGGGCGCCGGGCGGGGGACGTGAGGACCAACCCTCTCCAGGGACCCCTTTGTTCGCAGCCCAGACGCCAACACCTCCGCGTCCCCAAGGGCTTGACCGCCTGCGTCCGCGCCGCGCCCGGGGCAGAGCTCAgaccaggagaggggagggggcgcCACGGCCGGCCGGgccctccacccacccctcccGACATGTCGCGCTCCTTCTATGTCGACTCGCTCATCATCAAGGACTCCTCGAGACCCGCGCCCTCGCTGCCTGAGCCGCACCCCGGGCCAGATTTCTTCATCCCGCTGGGCATGCCGTCCCCGTTGATGATGTCGGTGCCCGGGCCCGGGTGCCCATCCCGCAAGAGTGGCGCGTTCTGCGTTTGCCCGCTGTGCGTCACCTCGCACCTGCACTCCTCTCGCGGGCCGGCAGGCTCCGGCGGCGGGGGCGCAGGGACCGGGAGTGCAGGGGCTGGAGGTGGCGGGGCCGCGGGGAGCGCCGGGGCCTTGCCCCTGCTCAAGAGTCAGTTTTCTTCGGGTTCTGGGGACGCGCAGTTTTGCCCGCGCGTGAGCCACgcgcaccatcaccaccacccgccgcagcaccaccatcaccaccaccagcccCAGCAGCCCGGCTCGGCCGCTGCAGCGGCGGCCGCAGCGGCAGCGGCGGCCACAGCCGCGGCCTTGGGGCACCCGCAGCATCACGCGCCTGTCTGCGCCGCCACCACCTACAACGTGGCAGACCCGCGGAGATTCCACTGCCTCACCATGGGTAG includes:
- the GSX2 gene encoding GS homeobox 2, whose protein sequence is MSRSFYVDSLIIKDSSRPAPSLPEPHPGPDFFIPLGMPSPLMMSVPGPGCPSRKSGAFCVCPLCVTSHLHSSRGPAGSGGGGAGTGSAGAGGGGAAGSAGALPLLKSQFSSGSGDAQFCPRVSHAHHHHHPPQHHHHHHQPQQPGSAAAAAAAAAAAATAAALGHPQHHAPVCAATTYNVADPRRFHCLTMGGSDSSQVPNGKRMRTAFTSTQLLELEREFSSNMYLSRLRRIEIATYLNLSEKQVKIWFQNRRVKHKKEGKGTQRNSHAGCKCVGSQAHYARSEDEDSLSPASANDDKEISPL